The DNA region CGGTAGTCCGGCGCCCGGTGGTTCCCCGCGATCCGGGCCACCGGAGATCCGGAGATCGTTGTGACGAATGCCTCGGCAATCCGCCCGGAAAAGAAATCCGGCAGCGCCGCCGGGCATTCTTCGGAGGATTCTGCGGAACCGCGCCGGGTGCCCGCAGACCTGCCGGTGGCCCGCCCGAATCGCCGCCCACTTGCTGAAACCGCCGTCTCACCATGTGGAAGCCGCCGGTCAGGGCACCCCTGCTCGGTAGACTGGCGCGGACCGCACCCCCCTTTCACCCGGGGGTACGGGGGCCTGGCGCCCCCGGAAAACGACACTAGTCGAGGAGCGCACGTGGGCCTTGTCGTGCAGAAGTACGGCGGCTCATCCGTTGCGGATGCCGACGGCATCAAGCGCGTTGCCCGCCGAATCGTTGACGCCAAGAAGGCCGGCCATGAGGTCGTCGTCGTGGTGTCCGCGATGGGCGACACGACGGACGAGCTCATCGAACTCGCGGAGCAGGTGTCACCGCTCCCTGCCGGCCGTGAGTTCGACATGCTGCTGACCGCTGGAGAGCGCATCTCCATGGCGCTGCTGGCCATGGCGATCAAATCCCTGGGTCACGAGGCCCAGTCCTTCACGGGCAGCCAGGCCGGTGTCATCACCGACTCCGTCCACAACAAGGCGCGCATCATCGACGTGACGCCGGGTCGCATCCGCACCGCCCTGGACGAGGGCAACATCGCGATCGTGGCCGGCTTCCAGGGCGTGTCCCAGACCAGCAAGGACATCACCACGCTGGGTCGCGGCGGCTCGGACACCACCGCCGTCGCACTGGCCGCCGCGCTCAAGGCCGAGGTCTGCGAGATCTACACCGACGTGGACGGCGTGTTCACCGCCGACCCGCGCGTGGTGAAGAAGGCGCGCAAGATCGACTGGATCGCGTACGAGGACATGCTGGAGCTGGCCTCGTCCGGTTCCAAGGTGCTGCTCGACCGCTGTGTGGAGTACGCCCGCCGCTACAACATCCCGATTCACGTACGCTCGTCCTTCTCGGGTCTTCCCGGGACGATCGTCAGCAACGACAACCCGAACGAGCCCGAAGGGGGCGAGATGGAGCAGGCCATCATCTCCGGAGTCGCCCACGACACCTCCGAGGCCAAGGTCACGGTCGTCGGCGTGCCCGACAAGCCGGGCGAGGCAGCGCGCATCTTCCGCGCCATCGCCGACGCCGAGGTCAACATCGACATGGTGGTGCAGAACGTCTCCGCCGCGTCGACCGGCCTGACCGACATCTCCTTCACCCTGCCCAAGACCGAGGGCCAGAAGGCCATCGACGCGCTCGGCCGGGTCAAGGAGGGCATCGGCTACGAGTCGCTGCGCTACGACGACGCG from Kitasatospora cathayae includes:
- a CDS encoding aspartate kinase, with translation MGLVVQKYGGSSVADADGIKRVARRIVDAKKAGHEVVVVVSAMGDTTDELIELAEQVSPLPAGREFDMLLTAGERISMALLAMAIKSLGHEAQSFTGSQAGVITDSVHNKARIIDVTPGRIRTALDEGNIAIVAGFQGVSQTSKDITTLGRGGSDTTAVALAAALKAEVCEIYTDVDGVFTADPRVVKKARKIDWIAYEDMLELASSGSKVLLDRCVEYARRYNIPIHVRSSFSGLPGTIVSNDNPNEPEGGEMEQAIISGVAHDTSEAKVTVVGVPDKPGEAARIFRAIADAEVNIDMVVQNVSAASTGLTDISFTLPKTEGQKAIDALGRVKEGIGYESLRYDDAIGKISLVGAGMRSNPGVTATFFEALSAAGVNIELISTSEIRISVVTRADDVPEAVRAVHSAFGLDSESDEAVVYGGTGR